A DNA window from Mus caroli chromosome 8, CAROLI_EIJ_v1.1, whole genome shotgun sequence contains the following coding sequences:
- the Jph3 gene encoding junctophilin-3 isoform X2 yields MSSGGRFNFDDGGSYCGGWEDGKAHGHGVCTGPKGQGEYTGSWSHGFEVLGVYTWPSGNTYQGTWAQGKRHGIGLESKGKWVYKGEWTHGFKGRYGVRECTGNGAKYEGTWSNGLQDGYGTETYSDGGGWTQAVEAGC; encoded by the exons ATGTCCAGTGGGGGTAGGTTTAATTTTGACGATGGAGGGTCCTACTGCGGAGGCTGGGAGGACGGCAAGGCGCACGGCCATGGCGTCTGCACCGGCCCGAAGGGCCAGGGCGAATACACCGGCTCGTGGAGCCACGGCTTTGAGGTGCTGGGCGTCTACACCTGGCCAAGCGGCAACACGTACCAAGGCACCTGGGCGCAGGGCAAGCGCCACGGCATCGGCCTGGAGAGCAAGGGGAAGTGGGTGTACAAGGGCGAGTGGACGCACGGATTTAAGGGGCGCTACGGGGTGCGGGAGTGCACGGGCAACGGAGCCAAATACGAAGGGACCTGGAGCAACGGACTGCAGGATGGCTATGGCACGGAGACCTACTCGGATGGAG GTGGTTGGACACAGGCTGTCGAAGCAGGCtgctga